From the genome of Camelus bactrianus isolate YW-2024 breed Bactrian camel chromosome 33, ASM4877302v1, whole genome shotgun sequence, one region includes:
- the ANKK1 gene encoding LOW QUALITY PROTEIN: ankyrin repeat and protein kinase domain-containing protein 1 (The sequence of the model RefSeq protein was modified relative to this genomic sequence to represent the inferred CDS: substituted 1 base at 1 genomic stop codon) has translation MAASVEQRLGSLPVFTRDDFEGDWRRVASGGFGQVFQARHKRWRTEHAIKCPACLLPDATSSEVNCLIEEAAKMEKIKFQHIVAIYGVCKQPLGIVMEFMANGSLEKMLPTHSLCWQLKFHIIHETSLAMNFLHSIKPPLLHLDLKPGNILLDSHMHVKVSDFGLSKWMEQSTRIQYIKRSALQGTLSYIPPEMFLETNKGPGPKYDVYSFRIVIWELLTQKKPYSGFNMMPIIIRVAAGVRPSLQPASDEWPGEVQQVVDLMRRCWDQDPKKRPWFSDVTVETDMLLSLLQSAVADPESEALARKVSCTRRLRGPREVSEEVGQELTDSSSADYLKQVLHLSDSESLVPSDEQLHLCQNKVTPLHFLVAQGSLEQVRLLLAHEVDVDCQTACGYTPLLIATQDQQPDLCALLLEHGADANLEDEDGWALLHFAAQNGDDRTARLLLDHGACVDAQEHKGWTPLHLAAQNNFENVSRFLASRQADPNLSEAEGKTPLHVAAYFGHVKLIKLLTAQGAXLDARQRNLRTPLHLAVEQGKVRAIQHLLKSGAAPNALDQSGYSPLHIAAARGKYLICKMLLRYGASLELPTQQGWTALHLAAYKGHLEIIHLLAESCADVGAPGGMSWTPLHLAARHGVEGVVSVLLQCGADPNAAEQSGWTPLHLAVQRGAFLCVTNLLERQADVHARNKVGWTPAHVAALRGNMAILRVLIKAGARLDTQDGVDCTPLQLALRSQKQGIVTFLEDKDPSLAILGRAEPGAQTEV, from the exons ATGGCCGCGAGCGTGGAGCAGCGGCTGGGCAGCCTCCCCGTCTTCACCCGCGACGACTTCGAGGGCGACTGGCGCCGAGTGGCGAGCGGCGGCTTCGGCCAGGTGTTCCAGGCCCGGCACAAGCGCTGGCGGACAGAGCATGCCATCAAGTGCCCCGCCTGCCTCCTGCCTGACGCCACCAG CTCCGAGGTGAACTGCCTCATTGAAGAAGCAGCCAAAATGGAGAAGATCAAGTTTCAGCACATCGTGGCCATCTATGGGGTATGCAAGCAGCCCCTGGGTATTGTGATGGAGTTCATGGCCAACGGCTCCCTGGAGAAgatgctgcccacccacagcctcTGCTGGCAGCTCAAGTTCCACATCATCCATGAGACCAGCCTGGCCATGAACTTCCTCCACAGCATTAAGCCACCTCTGCTCCACCTGGACCTCAAGCCAGGCAACATCCtcctggacagccacatgcatgTCAAG GTTTCAGACTTCGGCCTGTCCAAGTGGATGGAACAGTCGACCCGGATACAATACATCAAGAGGTCAGCTCTGCAGGGCACGCTGAGCTACATCCCCCCTGAGATGTTCCTGGAGACTAACAAGGGCCCGGGGCCCAAATACGATGTGTACAg CTTTCGGATTGTCATCTGGGAGCTCCTCACGCAGAAGAAACCGTACTCAG GTTTCAACATGATGCCCATTATCATCCGAGTGGCCGCAGGTGTGCGGCCATCCCTGCAGCCTGCCTCCGATGAGTGGCCGGGTGAAGTCCAGCAGGTGGTGGACCTCATGAGGCGCTGCTGGGACCAGGACCCCAAGAAGAGGCCTTGGTTTTCAG ACGTCACAGTCGAGACAGACATGCTGCTGTCCCTGCTCCAGAGCGCTGTGGCCGACCCGGAGAGCGAGGCCCTGGCCAGGAAGGTGTCCTGCACACGGCGCCTGCGCGGGCCCcgggag GTCAGTGAGGAGGTCGGTCAGGAGCTAACAGACAGCA GCTCAGCAGACTACTTGAAGCAAGTCCTGCATCTCTCAGACAGTGAGAGCCTGGTCCCAAGTGATGAGCAGCTGCACTTATGCCAGAACAAGGTCACCCCTCTCCACTTCCTGGTGGCGCAGGGCAGCCTGGAGCAGGTGAGGCTGCTGCTGGCCCACGAGGTCGATGTGGACTGCCAGACAGCCTGCGGCTACACGCCCCTCCTCATCGCCACCCAGGATCAGCAGCCCGACCTCTGTGCCCTGCTCCTGGAGCATGGCGCCGACGCCAACCTGGAGGATGAGGACGGCTGGGCCCTGCTGCACTTTGCGGCCCAGAATGGGGATGACCGCACCGCTCGTCTGCTCCTGGACCACGGGGCCTGTGTGGACGCCCAGGAGCACAAGGGGTGGACCCCACTCCACCTGGCTGCGCAGAACAACTTTGAGAATGTGTCACGGTTTCTGGCCTCCCGTCAGGCTGACCCCAACCTGAGTGAAGCTGAGGGCAAGACCCCTCTCCATGTGGCTGCCTACTTTGGCCACGTCAAGCTGATTAAGCTGCTGACGGCCCAGGGGGCCTAGTTGGATGCTAGGCAGAGAAACCTGAGGACACCACTGCACCTGGCGGTGGAGCAAGGCAAAGTGAGGGCCATCCAACACCTGTTAAAGAGCGGGGCAGCCCCCAATGCCCTTGACCAGAGCGGCTACAGCCCACTGCACATCGCGGCTGCCAGGGGCAAATACCTCATCTGCAAGATGCTGCTCAGGTACGGGGCCAGCCTTGAGCTGCCAACCCAGCAGGGCTGGACAGCCCTGCATCTAGCAGCCTACAAGGGCCACCTGGAGATCATCCACCTGCTGGCTGAGAGCTGCGCGGACGTGGGGGCTCCCGGAGGCATGAGCTGGACTCCCCTGCACCTGGCTGCTCGCcatggggtggagggggtggtgtCAGTACTCCTGCAATGTGGGGCTGACCCCAATGCTGCCGAGCAGTCAGGCTGGACACCCCTTCACCTGGCGGTCCAGAGGGGTGCCTTCCTGTGTGTCACCAACCTCCTGGAGCGCCAGGCCGATGTGCATGCCCGCAACAAAGTGGGCTGGACACCTGCCCACGTGGCTGCCCTCAGGGGCAATATGGCCATCCTCAGAGTGCTGATTAAGGCCGGTGCCCGGCTGGACACCCAGGACGGGGTGGACTGCACCCCCCTGCAGCTGGCCCTCCGGAGCCAAAAGCAGGGCATTGTCACCTTCCTAGAGGACAAGGATCCCTCGCTGGCCATTCTGGGCAGGGCTGAGCCTGGAGCCCAGACGGAAGTTTAG